One Hemibagrus wyckioides isolate EC202008001 linkage group LG09, SWU_Hwy_1.0, whole genome shotgun sequence DNA segment encodes these proteins:
- the traf3 gene encoding TNF receptor-associated factor 3, translated as MSLPRRVDGREQQIALQQQQSFLPLRGGFQDHFIMPPEPKYCCEHCRMVLCNPRQTECGHRFCESCINQLLSKPNPVCPADMEPLSLDKIFRDVCCNREIMTLKVYCRSAKNGCKEQMSLQQVTDHLNMCEYFEVPCPLCKEKIMRKDMPEHLSHKCKYRETTCEFCKHKMALTELQKHKETVCPAFPVSCPNHCSFSSILRNELSIHQQDCPKAQVTCSFFRFGCTYKGLNQEMREHESSFASEHLRLMMARSNMLEAKVEDVKNELLERYTVLPSLSSRLTEVEEQYKDMREKYRQVEQKLSSMQKLMSAHSEKLLEVEMELRELRSLRAMREEVEALRGAVESMRSVVASLDSVRTGSGAHTLTTLETQVSRHDELLSVHDIRLADMDLKLQVLETASFNGTLIWKIRDYKRRKQEAVASKTLSLYSQPFYTGYFGYKMCARVYLNGDGMGKGTHLSLFFVVMRGEYDALLPWPFRQKVTLMLMDQGPARKHLGDAFKPDPNSSSFRRPTGEMNIASGCPLFVAQTVLENGTYIKDDTIFIKVTVDTSDLPDP; from the exons GCTGCGTGGTGGTTTTCAGGACCACTTCATCATGCCTCCCGAGCCCAAGTACTGCTGCGAGCACTGTCGCATGGTGCTGTGTAATCCTCGGCAGACTGAGTGCGGACACCGCTTCTGTGAAAGCTGCATTAACCAGCTGCTTAG tAAACCAAATCCGGTGTGTCCAGCTGATATGGAGCCATTATCTCTAGATAAA ATATTTCGTGATGTTTGCTGCAACAGAGAGATTATGACACTGAAAGTCTACTGCCGCAGTGCGAAAAATGGATGTAAAGAACAAATGAGTTTACAGCAGGTTACG GACCATTTGAACATGTGTGAGTACTTTGAGGTGCCCTGTCCATTGTGTAAAGAGAAGATTATGAGGAAGGACATGCCTGAACACTTGAGCCACAAATGCAAATACCGTGAGACCACCTGTGAATTCTGCAAGCACAAAATGGCCTTAACGGAGCTACAG AAACACAAAGAAACTGTTTGTCCTGCATTTCCAGTATCATGCCCGAATCATTGTTCATTTTCGTCCATCTTAAGAAATGAG CTGTCAATTCACCAGCAAGATTGTCCAAAGGCTCAAGTCACATGCTCATTTTTTCGTTTTGGCTGTACCTACAAG GGTTTGAATCAGGAAATGAGGGAGCACGAGTCAAGCTTTGCCTCAGAACACTTGCGCCTGATGATGGCCAGAAGCAATATGCTGGAGGCCAAG GTGGAGGATGTCAAGAATGAGCTGTTGGAGCGATACACAGTTCTCCCAAGTCTAAGCAGTCGTCTTACAGAAGTGGAGGAACAGTACAAAGATATGAGGGAGAAATATCGACAAGTGGAGCAGAAACTATCCAGCATGCAG AAGCTAATGAGCGCGCACTCCGAGAAACTGctggaggtggagatggagctgAGGGAACTGCGGTCATTAAGGGCCATGCGTGAGGAAGTGGAAGCTCTGAGGGGCGCTGTGGAAAGTATGCGCTCTGTGGTAGCATCACTCGACTCTGTCCGCACTGGGTCTGGTGCCCACACGTTAA CCACATTAGAGACACAGGTGTCACGGCATGATGAGCTGCTCAGTGTGCATGACATTCGTTTGGCTGACATGGACCTTAAGCTGCAGGTGCTGGAGACAGCCAGCTTTAATGGAACTCTTATTTGGAAGATTCGTGACTACAAGCGGCGCAAGCAAGAAGCGGTGGCTTCTAAAACATTGTCGCTTTATAGTCAACCCTTCTACACAGGCTATTTTGGGTATAAGATGTGTGCACGTGTTTACCTGAATGGTGATGGCATGGGAAAGGGCACACACCTGTCACTGTTCTTCGTGGTGATGCGTGGTGAGTATGATGCGCTGCTGCCGTGGCCTTTTCGCCAAAAAGTGACACTCATGCTAATGGACCAGGGTCCTGCACGCAAACACTTGGGTGATGCCTTCAAGCCTGACCCAAACAGCAGCAGCTTCCGGCGGCCAACAGGGGAGATGAACATTGCCTCGGGCTGTCCACTCTTTGTCGCCCAGACTGTTCTGGAGAACGGCACCTACATCAAAGATGACACCATCTTCATCAAGGTCACAGTGGACACTTCAGACCTGCCTGACCCATGA